One window from the genome of Oryza glaberrima chromosome 3, OglaRS2, whole genome shotgun sequence encodes:
- the LOC127765634 gene encoding uncharacterized protein LOC127765634, with protein sequence MASDADADELRLVLYLPMDMAKGHGACRPAHLLPPLAGAPPPPPPFRPPPLRAAASNAEARVSFRGWLGGPRHWDLWVAKLRPLHDRLWRHLGILDAIVASTYRFKRDAALVLHLASFWSPATSSFAFPWGEATVSLLDVALLGGLPANGGPVPAPLPSHWRADEAALNAVRLGFNRSACKKAHHSAWISHFLTGPAADPVVEHAAFLSLWLTRFVLPGHPESTMRQSLFPLAVRMARGDRVALAPAVLASIYRDLRELKAFLSSSSAAATGELLSPLSVYAPFYLLQLWAWERFPAIRPAKANPIKAGEPRAARWNDVSNKIDPAVLRKALNSGSSFVWQPYTISVQPCGWVRGCHVSGNDELTSLAHCLRACELVGMDCIEQYLPHRVAMQFGLDQDVPGDVQRANDDCRVAWETYHLEGKNVAFFIPQSEPGVTARYAEWWRQPLPHSHLDVGAASTVVESKVSKRKVKKTLVAIEAEEEKERKLKKARVLPSNNDKKRKLQELYDAKLSDCLAAARDEGAGSCDRGSLPLSDMESEKTLLSHVETINDDIVLLVPRKQTAAPDVNLIKDNMNLATGDRGSLEATPPVGMEEKDEMPKAQQACNVEYPTHQPYCQETKAAPSTEITKGESSGIVLANVNELDRGRTPDVPNWHEEAVPSEAMEKEESRYHLSDVVCNDESIKEVVTVDKPLDVSSEPEGGATAMPEEKMLNVSLDMSLDATDRPEEGTTIMLELENEANLSVDESCRVSNSPEEVSATVGGDKEEKVAIDEADEGNGTSEDVGTAALGSICSIEVASGSKQEVDTGVINISHDAVTLPDEVLPVQQPNDGETTCRDFVTEEQRKACCIEEIGGENSQMVEKASKQKPHEAHQVNMVECGEDINPMKNDNEDEHDKIPQPLENAISDSNMTSVFSGVPEAENADTDKRLFLAKKDSEDMPKEVVGAEGSQQDQFTTSTHEVVDEHNEVAEVEPVLAEPNIHGQCDGEKPDEGKVLREKDTEENAKNALGVEQIERQDKALTESCIHEVEQVDGQSERLTRTGVEEKHAEITQEQENEFDNGVMETSKVSVNGAMPCSTASIQSEGEQKEAFDKGMAEKQSNQDIESIDERDSLSDAAATVFEGADDHITLDTNEEATRKHTHDCGSICENKDTQMFQEGCKLDSGVKSDIDIMEIETQATEGIQNQETMELDKQEMEEEQNPGTTIENNKMKIPEEDASTFSCGEIQTDPHSTDVNEVEFTTGTQNDEHLDIKEELIMDRRLDCEIKYGNERPLEEANTFGGCDVGVDNIGVALDVNEENSIKEMQNQEIRSTEEFQAGETNLNNGAENVDEKRILEDASTLDIGDSTNAVVNGAESTEGTQILCAFNTEKELEVQEKQDQGTENENTNQNLVNTDSFECGVEPHGTLKTTHETFPTAQVVSTSGDTFSSKNEQNDVPWEDQNKSDAEVSESNQTAPKESERAIPPEHEDREEEKEENMENKIEISIGRENDEVSEQETSTEERIVAPSGMDDQDENNKGWAEESVQTYGRYASDPVNTSWQPSKFGKPGMEESRRTHSGRSIYLRDIKESQGRTRSETSNKLHINSAGYYSRHAVPEPVSVTREIKVPLYDSTRASGRDRGPELVVTGPPEETSRWRQEQYALQILEDVQNARVAEKTRMEMEIRILKAQVSSMQRQAMNLDRVGDVISRAKRH encoded by the exons ATGgcctccgacgccgacgccgacgagctccgcctCGTCCTCTACCTCCCCATGGACATGGCCAAAGGCCACGGCGCGTGCCGccccgcccacctcctccccccgctcgccggcgccccgcccccgcctccccccttccgcccgcctcctctccgcgccgccgcctccaacgCCGAGGCCCGCGTCTCCTTCCGCGGGTGGCTCGGCGGCCCCCGCCACTGGGACCTCTGGGTCGCCAAGCTCCGCCCCCTCCACGACCGCCTCTGGCGCCACCTCGGGATCCTCGACGCCATCGTCGCCTCCACCTACAGGTTCAAGCGGGACGCCGCACTCGTCCTCCACCTCGCCTCCTTCTGGTCGCCGGCGACCAGCTCCTTCGCCTTTCCGTGGGGCGAGGCCACCGTCTCGCTCCTCGACGTCGCCCTCCTCGGCGGCCTCCCCGCGAACGGCGGCCCGGtcccggcgccgctgccgagccACTGgcgcgccgacgaggccgcgctCAACGCCGTCCGCCTCGGTTTCAACCGCAGCGCCTGCAAGAAGGCGCACCACTCCGCCTGGATCAGCCACTTCCTCACCGGCCcggccgccgaccccgtcgtcGAGCACGCCGCCTTCCTCTCGCTCTGGCTCACGCGCTTCGTCCTCCCGGGGCACCCGGAGTCCACCATGCGCCAGTCGCTCTTCCCGCTCGCCGTCCGCATGGCGCGCGGCGACCGCGTCGCGCTCGCGCCCGCCGTGCTCGCCTCCATTTACCGGGACCTGCGCGAGCTGAAGGCCTTCCTGTCatcctccagcgccgccgccaccggcgaatTGCTCTCGCCATTGTCAGTCTACGCGCCATTCTACCTTCTCCAGCTCTGGGCGTGGGAGCGATTCCCGGCAATCAGGCCCGCAAAGGCGAACCCCATCAAGGCCGGCGAGCCTAGGGCCGCTCGCTGGAATGATGTCAGCAATAAGATCGACCCAGCGGTGCTCCGCAAGGCGCTCAACTCCGGGAGCAGCTTTGTGTGGCAGCCGTATACAATCTCTGTGCAGCCGTGCGGCTGGGTTCGTGGCTGCCATGTCTCCGGGAACGACGAGCTCACATCACTCGCACATTGCTTGCGTGCTTGCGAGCTTGTGGGGATGGATTGCATTGAGCAGTATCTCCCGCACCGTGTCGCGATGCAGTTTGGACTGGATCAAGATGTGCCCGGGGATGTTCAACGAGCCAACGACGATTGCAGGGTTGCGTGGGAGACCTACCATTTGGAGGGGAAGAATGTAGCTTTCTTCATCCCCCAGTCCGAGCCAGGGGTCACCGCGCGATACGCAGAGTGGTGGAGGCAGCCCTTGCCACATTCTCATCTTGATGTTGGTGCAGCGAGCACGGTGGTGGAATCGAAGGTTTCCAAGCGTAAGGTGAAGAAAACACTAGTAGCCAttgaggccgaggaggagaaggagcggAAGCTGAAGAAGGCTCGAGTCTTACCTAGTAACAATGATAAAAAGCGCAAGCTGCAAGAGTTGTATGATGCGAAGCTGTCAGATTGCCTTGCAGCTGCAAGGGATGAGGGTGCTGGCAGCTGTGATAGGGGGTCCTTGCCATTATCTGACATGGAATCAGAAAAGACCTTGTTGTCTCATGTTGAAACTATCAATGATGATATTGTGCTACTTGTGCCCAGGAAGCAGACAGCAGCTCCTGATGTAAATTTGATCAAGGATAACATGAATCTGGCTACAGGAGATAGAGGGAGCCTCGAAGCCACACCACCGGTTGGAATGGAGGAGAAGGATGAGATGCCAAAAGCCCAGCAGGCATGTAATGTAGAGTATCCAACGCACCAACCATATTGTCAGGAGACAAAAGCAGCCCCATCAACAGAAATCACTAAGGGTGAATCAAGTGGCATTGTTTTGGCAAATGTTAATGAACTGGATAGGGGGAGAACACCTGATGTCCCTAATTGGCATGAAGAGGCTGTACCTTCAGAGGCTATGGAGAAAGAAGAATCCAGATATCATTTGAGTGATGTTGTTTGTAATGATGAAAGCATTAAGGAAGTTGTAACAGTTGATAAACCTCTAGATGTCTCCAGTGAACCTGAAGGAGGTGCTACCGCAATGCCGGAGGAGAAAATGCTTAATGTCTCTTTAGACATGTCTCTTGATGCCACAGATAGGCCAGAAGAAGGTACCACCATTATGCTGGAGTTGGAGAACGAAGCCAACCTTTCAGTTGATGAATCATGTCGTGTGTCAAACAGTCCTGAAGAAGTTTCTGCAACGGTTGGAGGAGATAAAGAAGAAAAGGTTGCCATTGATGAAGCGGATGAAGGAAATGGAACTTCAGAAGATGTAGGAACAGCTGCATTGGGATCAATCTGTTCTATTGAAGTTGCCTCTGGGAGCAAACAGGAAGTCGATACAGGTGTTATTAATATTTCTCATGATGCAGTGACTTTACCTGATGAGGTGCTTCCAGTTCAGCAGCCAAATGATGGAGAAACCACTTGTCGTGATTTTGTCACTGAGGAACAGAGGAAGGCCTGTTGCATCGAAGAGATTGGAGGAGAAAACAGCCAGATGGTTGAGAAAGCTAGCAAGCAGAAGCCCCACGAAGCTCACCAGGTTAACATGGTAGAATGTGGAGAAGATATTAATCCCATGAAAAATGACAATGAGGATGAGCATGATAAAATTCCTCAACCACTGGAGAATGCCATCTCGGACAGCAATATGACTAGTGTATTTTCAGGTGTTCCTGAAGCAGAGAATGCAGATACGGATAAACGTCTGTTCCTAGCAAAGAAAGACTCTGAAGACATGCCCAAGGAAGTTGTAGGAGCAGAGGGCTCACAGCAGGATCAATTTACTACTTCAACACATGAAGTTGTAGATGAGCACAACGAAGTTGCTGAAGTAGAGCCAGTCTTGGCAGAACCAAATATACATGGCCAGTGTGATGGTGAGAAGCCCGATGAAGGCAAGGTTTTAAGGGAGAAAGACACTGAGGAGAATGCCAAGAATGCTCTTGGAGTAGAACAGATAGAAAGACAAGACAAGGCACTGACAGAGAGCTGCATACATGAAGTGGAGCAGGTGGATGGACAAAGCGAGAGACTCACAAGGACAGGTGTTGAGGAAAAGCATGCAGAAATCACTCAAGAACAAGAAAATGAATTTGATAACGGTGTGATGGAAACTTCAAAGGTTTCAGTCAATGGTGCGATGCCTTGTAGTACAGCTAGTATACAATCAGAAGGAGAGCAGAAGGAAGCTTTTGATAAAGGTATGGCGGAGAAGCAAAGCAATCAGGATATTGAGTCCATTGATGAGAGGGATTCATTGTCTGATGCAGCTGCTACGGTTTTTGAAGGAGCAGATGACCACATAACTTTGGACACGAATGAG GAAGCGACTAGGAAACATACGCATGACTGTGGAAGCATATGTGAGAACAAGGACACACAAATGTTTCAAGAAGGCTGTAAGCTGGACAGCGGGGTGAAATCGGATATCGATATTATGGAGATTGAAACTCAAGCTACAGAAGGAATTCAGAACCAAGAAACTATGGAATTGGACAAG CAAGAAATGGAGGAAGAACAGAATCCAGGAACAACAATTGAAAACAACAAAATGAAAATACCGGAAGAAGATGCCAGTACATTTAGCTGTGGTGAAATTCAAACTGATCCACATAGCACAGATGTTAATGAGGTTGAGTTCACCACAGGAACGCAGAACGACGAACATTTGGACATCAAGGAA GAACTGATTATGGACAGAAGGTTAGATTGTGAAATTAAATATGGAAACGAAAGACCCTTGGAAGAGGCCAACACATTTGGTGGTTGTGATGTTGGGGTGGATAACATTGGTGTTGCTTTGGATGTTAATGAGGAAAATTCTATTAAAGAAATGCAAAACCAGGAAATTCGCAGCACAGAGGAG TTCCAGGCTGGGGAGACCAATTTGAACAATGGAGCTGAAAATGTGGATGAGAAGAGGATTTTGGAAGACGCAAGTACGCTTGATATTGGTGATTCAACTAATGCGGTAGTTAATGGGGCTGAATCAACAGAAGGAACTCAGATCCTGTGTGCTTTTAACACGGAGAAG GAGCTAGAAGTTCAGGAGAAGCAGGACCAGGGAACAGAAAATGAGAACACAAACCAAAATTTGGTCAACACAGATTCGTTTGAATGTGGGGTGGAACCTCATGGGACCCTGAAAACTACTCATGAGACTTTTCCTACAGCGCAAGTTGTTAGCACATCAGGAGATACATTTTCTTCGAAGAATGAGCAGAACGATGTACCCTGGGAGGACCAGAACAAATCAGATGCTGAAGTGTCTGAATCAAACCAAACTGCACCAAAGGAGTCCGAAAGGGCTATTCCACCAGAGCATGAAGACcgggaagaagagaaagaagaaaatatggAGAATAAGATAGAAATATCCATAGGTAGAGAGAATGATGAAGTATCTGAACAAGAGACCTCCACAGAGGAACGTATCGTTGCTCCTTCAGGTATGGATGACCAGGACGAGAATAACAAAGGATGGGCTGAAGAATCTGTACAAACCTATGGTAGGTATGCTTCTGATCCAGTAAACACATCTTGGCAGCCCAGCAAATTTGGCAAGCCAGGTATGGAAGAGTCTAGGAGAACACATAGTGGCAGATCCATCTATCTGAGAGACATCAAAGAATCACAGGGAAGGACTCGCTCTGAAACATCAAACAAATTACACATAAACAGTGCAGGGTACTATTCTCGACATGCCGTTCCTGAACCAGTTTCAGTCACCAGGGAAATCAAAGTGCCGTTGTATGACAGTACAAGGGCCTCTGGAAGAGATCGTGGACCAGAGTTAGTGGTGACAGGTCCACCAGAAGAGACTTCTCGATGGCGACAAGAACAATACGCACTTCAAATTTTAGAAGACGTGCAAAATGCTCGCGTTGCAGAGAAAACtaggatggagatggagatcaGAATACTGAAGGCACAGGTTTCTAGCATGCAGAGACAAGCGATGAACTTGGATCGTGTTGGTGATGTAATTTCTAGAGCAAAAAGACATTGA